The Streptomyces armeniacus genomic interval GGGCCCGAACACGGCCCGAACGGACGCTGATCACACCGTGATCCACTTCCAGCCGTGCCCCAATTGCCCTTCCGTGAAACCAAAGTCCGGGCCAAAGCGTTTGCAAAATCGTTGGAACCGCTTGGAATCTCGGCCGCAAGTCTATTAACGTTCGATAACGCAGCGCGGTCGTCACTGCCGTCACGAGAGACGGCACCGTGCGCCGTCGCCTAATCCCGCAAGTGCAACAACACGAGCAACAACTTGACACACCTGCACCGAGGGAGCCGGGGAACCACCAATTGGGGTGAATCGGACTCGTCCCGCCCATGGACGCGGCCCGTAGGAGACCTTCCTGCTCCGAACCCGTCAGCTAACCCGGTAGGCGAGAAGGAAGGAAAGGAGAGCGCCCCCAGTGGCGTCCAACAGGCATGCCCCCGAGGTCTCGTACAGTCCGTACCACCACGAGGTAGACGACCGCGGCCACCGCTACGGCAACGGCTACGGAACGTACGAAACCCAGGCCTTCTCCCCCGTCGGACTCGCCGAGTACGCGGATCCGCACGCGGGACCAGGCGCCGGAGAGCCGGGCGACGCCCAGGCGTTCGCGGAGGCCCACGCGTTCACGCCGGCCGAGCCGCACGAGACGTACGAGACGCAGGCGTTCGCGCCGGTCGAGGCGTACGGCCCGGAGCCCGAGGCGGACGGCTGGGACGAGTGGAACCCGACCGAGGAGTCGATCCGGCCCGTACGCGGCAAGCACCGCGTCGCCAAGCAGCGCGGCGGGATGGCCCGCAGCGGAGCGGTGCTCGGCGTCGGCGTGATAGCCGCGGTCGGCGCGGGCGGCATGGCGACGGCGAAGGACAAGCCGTCGGCCCCGGTCTCGATGCCCGACCTGGCCTCGATGGCGGGCGCCGTCACGGACGAGATCCCCGCGGCCAAGAACCTGCCGGGCATCGGCAGCCTCGTCGACGACGACGCGGGCAGTGACCCCGCGGCGCACGCGCCCCTCAGCCAGGCCGCGCTCAACGGCTCCGGCACCGACTCCGAGTCCGGCCAGACCGACCCGGGCGAGGCGCTGCGCGAGCGCATCCTCGCCCAGGCCGCGCAGCAGCAGTCCGAGGCGGACCGTACGGCCCGCGAGGACGCGGCAGCGGCGGCGGCCAAGCAGGCGGCGGAGGAAGCGGCGAAGAAGGCCGACGCGGAGGCCAAGAAGAAGGCCGAGGCCAAGCGCAAGGCCGCCGAGGAGGCCAAGAAGAAGGCCGAGGCCGAACGGCTCGCCAAGCTCGCCCGCAGCTACACCCTGCCGACCTCCAACTTCCAGCTCACCTCCGGCTACGGCCAGGCGGGCGGCATGTGGGAGAACGACCACACCGGCCAGGACTTCGCCGCCCCGACCGGCACGCCGGTCAACGCCGTGCACACCGGCACCGTCAAGGAGGCCGGCTGGGCCGGCTCGTACGGCTACCGCATCGTGCTCGAGCTCAACGACGGCACGGAGGTGTGGTACTGCCACCTGTCCTCCATGCAGGTGTCCGCAGGCGAAGAGGTCAACACGAAGGACGTCATCGGCAACGTCGGCTCGACCGGCAACTCCACCGGCCCGCACCTGCACTTGGAGGTACGGCCCGGCGGCGGCGACGCGATCGACCCGCTGAGCTGGCTGCGCGGCAAGGGCCTCAGCGTCTGACGGGACGCGCGACGCACCGACCACACCCGGATCAACCCGGACCGGCCCCGGTCCTGAGCAGGAGCAGGACCGGGAGCACCGGAACCGGAACGCAGAACCCCCCACATCCCGCTCAGGGACCGTGCCGCCGTCCCGAACCGCCCGGGCGCTGTGCCCCCCACCTCGGCTCCCGGCAACGCAGGAGGGGACGGGGCGGCGGCCAACGGGGCCTGTACGGGCGCCACTCGGCGCCGCGCCCCGGCCGGCCCCGGTCCCGGCCCGGTGCCGGTCTCCGGCCCGGCACGAGCGGGAACCACGACGGCGTACGGCACTTGGCGAACCGCGTACGGCGAGGACGTAAGCGCATACGGCGCCGCACAGACCCCGGCGGCCCTGGTGGACACCCCCCGACACCAGGGTCGCCGGCCTCTTTCCCGTGGCCGCCCCGTCGCCGCCCCACGGTCGTACGCGTGGACCGGCCCGCGCCGTACGGCCGTTCAGCGCCGCCGCGGCTGCCCGTACGCCCGCGTCACCCTGATCCGTACGACCTGCCGCCGGTCGGCGACCATGGCCGCGCGGTACTCGTCCCAGTCGGGATGCTCGCCCCGGATCGCGCGGAAGACGTCGATCAGCTCCTCCACGGCCTCGTCATGGGGATCGGCCGCGACCGCGGACAGCTCGCCGTCGCCCTCCGCCACCGTCCAGGCCCAGCCGTCGTCGCTGGTGACGTGGTAGCCGGCGCGGGGATCGCGCGCGAGGTTGCGGGTCTTGGCCCGGTCCGCCGTGACGGAGACGCGGATGAGGCGGGTGCGGGGGTCGTAGGTGTGGTTGACGTTGGACAGCTGGGGGCGCCCGTCCCGTTTGAGCGTGGCCAGCACGCCACGGTCGTACTCGGTGAGCAGCGCCAGCAGCGCTTCGTCCCTTGACTCCGCGTCGGCCACGGTGTGTTGTCCTCTCCGGTCGGGGCTTGCGGTGCATGCGACATGCGATGGGGGCGCGCGGTCACGGCTTGCGGCCCACGGCGCCGTACTGGGCCACCTCGTCCAGGGTCTCCCCGGCGGCGCCGCCCGTGTCCGCCGCGGGCGGCCGCCAGCGCGAACACGACACGATGCCCGGCTCGAGGATCTCCATGCCCGCGAAGAAGCCGGTGATCTCGTCCCGGCTGCGGGCGGTGATCGGCGGCTTGGCGTGCTCGTTCCAGAAGCGCATGGCGTCGGCGTTCGCGGCGCCGCCCAGCTCCAGCGTCGGGTGCGTGAGCACGAGATGGCTGCCGGACGGGACGGCGTCCATCAGCCGCCGGACGATGCTCCGGGCCTCCTCCGTGTCGAGCACGAAGTTGAGGATGCCGAGCATCATCACGGCCACCGGCCGGCCGAAGTCCAGGGTCCGGGCCGCCGCCCGCAGGATGCCGTCCGGGTCGTGCGCGTCCGCGTCGACATAGTCGGTGGCGCCCTCGGGGGAGCTGGTGAGGAGCGCGCGGGCGTGCTTGAGCACGGTCGGGTCGTGGTCGACGTAGACGATCCGCGCTTCGGGCGCGCACCGCTGGGCCACGTCGTCGTGTTGTCGGCGGTGGGCAGGCCGGTGCCGATGTCGAGGAACTGCCGTATGCCCGCGTCCCGTACGAGGAACTCCACCGCCCGCCCGAGGAACGCGCGGTCGGCGCGCGCCACTTCGCGGATGCTCGGATACATGCCGGTGATCCGGTCGCCGACCTCCCGGTCCACGGGATGGTGGTCGGTGCCGCCCAGCCAGTAGTCCCACACGCGCGCGTTGTGCGCGACGCCGCTGCCGCCGTCGGCCGCGCCCGGCCCGTCGCCGCCGGCCGGGCTGTCGCCGTTCCGCGGCCCGCGGCCCTCTCGT includes:
- a CDS encoding M23 family metallopeptidase, whose amino-acid sequence is MASNRHAPEVSYSPYHHEVDDRGHRYGNGYGTYETQAFSPVGLAEYADPHAGPGAGEPGDAQAFAEAHAFTPAEPHETYETQAFAPVEAYGPEPEADGWDEWNPTEESIRPVRGKHRVAKQRGGMARSGAVLGVGVIAAVGAGGMATAKDKPSAPVSMPDLASMAGAVTDEIPAAKNLPGIGSLVDDDAGSDPAAHAPLSQAALNGSGTDSESGQTDPGEALRERILAQAAQQQSEADRTAREDAAAAAAKQAAEEAAKKADAEAKKKAEAKRKAAEEAKKKAEAERLAKLARSYTLPTSNFQLTSGYGQAGGMWENDHTGQDFAAPTGTPVNAVHTGTVKEAGWAGSYGYRIVLELNDGTEVWYCHLSSMQVSAGEEVNTKDVIGNVGSTGNSTGPHLHLEVRPGGGDAIDPLSWLRGKGLSV
- a CDS encoding PPOX class F420-dependent oxidoreductase codes for the protein MADAESRDEALLALLTEYDRGVLATLKRDGRPQLSNVNHTYDPRTRLIRVSVTADRAKTRNLARDPRAGYHVTSDDGWAWTVAEGDGELSAVAADPHDEAVEELIDVFRAIRGEHPDWDEYRAAMVADRRQVVRIRVTRAYGQPRRR